The Gordonia sp. KTR9 genome contains a region encoding:
- a CDS encoding lipase family protein encodes MRLLSRSLGALTAILGLTTTLSVLAPTVSAAPVPAPVGAPAQLPSQDPFYDPPAGYESRSPGAALRTRHVELGWRGTSVPITATQILYRTTSQFGRPTATVTTVISPPGAGAGTPRRVVSYHSFYDALGSQCDPSYTLRGGNAKEAPIDITLISGLLAAGYTVAAPDYEGRGLRWTMARESGYAALDGVRTALAHLRAPARTPVGLFGYSGGSVPTGFGAELAPRYAPDLNIVGAAAGGVVVNPANNLGYVNGSEDWAGVIPALMAVYGETYGIDLQPYLSPKGKRVLGQVAGECIEAFADKYPGLTDHQLLVPTVGGLLDVPGVRQAVAQNVMGTLGTPRSPMMLGVGNVDGTGDGVMIAADVARLAGTFCSRGVPTTFTEYRGSNHTRAFIPWSAEALGFLDRRFSGQPAGGCGR; translated from the coding sequence ATGCGGCTTCTCTCCCGCAGCCTCGGAGCGCTGACCGCGATCCTCGGGCTGACGACGACCCTGTCCGTCCTCGCGCCCACGGTGTCGGCCGCGCCCGTCCCCGCACCTGTGGGAGCGCCGGCGCAGTTGCCGTCCCAGGACCCGTTCTACGACCCGCCTGCCGGTTACGAATCGCGTTCACCGGGTGCTGCCCTGCGGACGCGTCACGTTGAATTAGGTTGGCGCGGAACCAGTGTCCCGATCACGGCGACCCAGATCCTGTACCGGACGACGAGCCAGTTCGGCCGACCGACGGCGACGGTCACCACGGTCATCTCGCCCCCGGGCGCCGGTGCGGGAACGCCGCGGCGCGTCGTCTCCTACCACTCGTTCTACGACGCACTCGGCTCGCAGTGCGACCCGTCCTACACGCTGCGTGGTGGGAACGCGAAGGAGGCGCCGATCGACATCACCCTCATCTCCGGGCTGCTCGCCGCCGGTTACACCGTCGCCGCTCCCGACTACGAGGGCCGCGGGCTGCGCTGGACGATGGCGCGTGAGTCGGGGTACGCGGCACTGGATGGCGTCCGCACTGCGCTGGCCCACCTGCGTGCACCGGCCCGGACGCCCGTCGGACTGTTCGGCTACTCCGGCGGTTCGGTCCCCACCGGCTTCGGCGCGGAGCTGGCTCCGCGGTACGCGCCGGACCTGAACATCGTCGGCGCCGCGGCGGGTGGCGTGGTGGTGAACCCGGCCAACAACCTGGGGTATGTCAACGGCAGCGAGGACTGGGCCGGGGTGATCCCGGCACTGATGGCGGTGTACGGCGAGACGTACGGCATCGACCTGCAGCCCTACCTCTCCCCGAAAGGCAAGCGGGTACTCGGACAGGTGGCGGGGGAGTGCATCGAGGCATTCGCCGACAAGTACCCGGGTCTGACCGATCATCAGCTCCTCGTACCGACGGTCGGCGGCCTCCTGGACGTCCCCGGTGTGCGACAGGCCGTCGCGCAGAACGTGATGGGCACGCTCGGCACCCCGCGCAGTCCGATGATGCTCGGGGTCGGCAATGTCGACGGCACCGGCGACGGTGTGATGATCGCCGCCGACGTCGCCCGGCTCGCCGGCACGTTCTGCAGCCGAGGGGTGCCGACGACGTTCACCGAGTACCGCGGTTCGAATCACACCCGCGCGTTCATCCCGTGGAGCGCCGAAGCACTCGGTTTCCTCGACCGCCGATTCTCCGGGCAGCCTGCCGGCGGGTGCGGCCGGTGA
- a CDS encoding VOC family protein, producing the protein MTVTSVYPVLMSADVGSASAFYQQVLGFDVTFSADWYVSMRTGVFELALVDANHPTIPDGYRRPAAGLLVNIEVDDVDGLYRRLTDERGLRPVLDLRDEDFGQRHFIVEGPDGVLLDCIQPIPAVGEFADAYVTVASD; encoded by the coding sequence ATGACCGTCACCAGCGTGTACCCGGTCCTCATGTCCGCGGACGTAGGGTCGGCGTCGGCCTTCTACCAGCAGGTTCTCGGCTTCGACGTCACTTTCTCGGCCGACTGGTACGTCAGCATGCGCACCGGCGTGTTCGAGTTGGCGCTCGTGGACGCGAACCATCCGACGATCCCCGACGGCTATCGCCGGCCCGCTGCCGGACTGCTGGTCAACATCGAGGTCGACGATGTCGACGGCCTGTACCGACGGTTGACGGACGAACGCGGGTTGCGCCCGGTGCTCGATCTGCGCGACGAGGACTTCGGTCAGCGGCACTTCATCGTCGAAGGTCCCGACGGGGTGCTCCTCGACTGCATCCAGCCGATTCCCGCGGTCGGCGAGTTCGCCGATGCATACGTCACCGTGGCGTCGGACTGA
- a CDS encoding TetR/AcrR family transcriptional regulator, with the protein MTSERTYGGRAVSDRAAERRQRFLDAALVEFTDTGYAKSSVTSICRVAGLSRRQFYAEFTDREELLVALYDTVQGAARVAVAEALAACPSRDLRDLSTAAMRAYMESVGTDPRRAAVSFVQIVGVSSRVEQHRLDGREEWADFFVAAMADFAGRPATERQRHLAIAFVGALTGLVHRWSETADPAALDDIVTVLADILLAFARL; encoded by the coding sequence ATGACATCCGAGCGCACGTACGGCGGCCGCGCGGTGAGCGACCGCGCCGCCGAACGCCGGCAGCGCTTCCTCGATGCCGCGCTGGTCGAGTTCACCGACACCGGTTATGCGAAATCGTCGGTCACATCGATCTGCCGGGTGGCGGGACTGTCCCGCCGGCAGTTCTATGCGGAATTCACCGACCGCGAGGAACTGCTGGTCGCCCTGTACGACACCGTTCAGGGCGCCGCGCGCGTAGCGGTGGCAGAAGCACTGGCCGCGTGTCCTTCTCGCGACCTCCGCGACCTGAGCACTGCGGCGATGCGCGCCTACATGGAATCGGTGGGCACCGATCCCCGGCGCGCTGCGGTCTCGTTCGTGCAGATCGTCGGGGTGAGCTCACGCGTCGAGCAGCACCGCCTCGACGGCCGCGAGGAGTGGGCGGACTTCTTCGTCGCCGCCATGGCCGATTTCGCCGGCCGCCCGGCAACCGAGAGACAGCGCCATCTGGCCATCGCCTTCGTCGGCGCACTGACCGGACTCGTCCACAGATGGAGCGAGACCGCAGATCCCGCCGCCCTCGATGACATCGTCACCGTGCTGGCCGACATCCTGCTCGCCTTCGCGCGTCTCTGA
- a CDS encoding TetR/AcrR family transcriptional regulator — protein MPRASAEAAAETARAVLAAATDQFAERGFADVSLDDVAEAAGVTRGAVYHHFRNKAALFAAVAAACHQHVADAVVAAAEAAGPDPAHQLSAGSHAFVDAITSGTAVRILLIDGPAVVGWEEWRRLDEAGSAAHLREALGAIGVDDELIDVLTMLLSGAMNEAALWLARHPDDDTARDRTHRALDRILGAVM, from the coding sequence GTGCCGAGAGCCTCTGCCGAGGCAGCAGCCGAGACGGCCCGCGCCGTCCTCGCCGCCGCCACCGACCAGTTCGCCGAGCGTGGATTCGCCGACGTGTCCCTCGACGACGTCGCCGAGGCCGCGGGCGTCACCCGCGGCGCGGTCTATCACCACTTCCGCAACAAGGCTGCGCTGTTCGCGGCGGTGGCGGCGGCCTGCCACCAACACGTCGCCGACGCCGTTGTCGCGGCCGCCGAAGCCGCCGGCCCCGACCCGGCTCACCAGCTGAGCGCCGGCTCGCACGCCTTCGTCGATGCCATCACCAGCGGGACCGCTGTACGAATCCTGCTGATCGACGGCCCGGCCGTCGTCGGTTGGGAGGAGTGGCGCCGACTCGACGAGGCCGGCTCGGCAGCCCATCTACGTGAAGCGCTCGGCGCCATCGGAGTCGACGACGAGTTGATCGACGTCCTCACGATGCTGTTGTCGGGCGCGATGAACGAGGCCGCACTCTGGCTGGCCCGGCACCCCGACGACGACACCGCCCGCGACCGCACGCATCGCGCGTTGGATCGGATCCTCGGCGCCGTCATGTGA
- a CDS encoding Rieske 2Fe-2S domain-containing protein gives MQITSIGHAGFHIQTTAGSILCDPWVNPTYFASWVPFPDNSELDWQTLGDCDYLYVSHLHRDHFDERNLRENVNKDATVLLPDYPVPDLRRELEKLGFTKFVETTDSVKTTVTNDKGSLDVMIIALRAPADGPIGDSGLIVSDGETVCFNMNDARPIDLDVVGEAFGPVDVHLLQYSGAIWYPMVYDIPRKSKANFASQKRQRGMDRARSYIEQVGATWVVPSAGPPMFLDEDLFYLNDFGSGETADVTSIFPDQETFLEQMRIHGTDDGEKHRGLMMVSGSVAEFSGPVLNEVTHPYAPADVFGENKRAYLERMKEKFAPVIAADKATWAPADGEPLIGALRELFEPIMAQSDLICDGIGYPVGLVMTPGGGAANEATETVVLDFPNRIVREPKEGEGKYRYGFRIATELVRTVLRDNEPDWVNTIFLSTRFTTWRIGGYNEFLYTFFKCLTDERIAYADGWFAEAHDDSASITKDGWEIQRRCPHLKADLGKFGVIEGEKLTCNLHGWQWDLPTGRCLTSKGHDLRASRLDS, from the coding sequence GTGCAGATCACCAGCATCGGTCATGCCGGTTTCCACATCCAGACCACCGCCGGATCGATCCTCTGCGACCCCTGGGTCAACCCGACGTACTTCGCCTCCTGGGTGCCCTTCCCGGACAACTCCGAACTCGACTGGCAGACGCTCGGCGATTGCGACTACCTGTACGTCTCGCATCTGCACCGGGATCACTTCGACGAACGCAACCTGCGGGAGAACGTCAACAAGGACGCCACGGTTCTGCTGCCCGACTACCCGGTGCCGGATCTGCGCCGCGAACTGGAGAAGCTCGGGTTCACCAAGTTCGTCGAGACCACCGACTCGGTCAAGACCACGGTCACGAACGACAAGGGTTCGCTCGACGTCATGATCATCGCGCTGCGCGCGCCCGCCGACGGCCCGATCGGCGACAGCGGGCTCATCGTCTCCGACGGTGAGACGGTGTGCTTCAACATGAACGACGCACGACCGATCGACCTCGACGTGGTCGGCGAGGCGTTCGGGCCCGTCGACGTCCATCTGCTGCAGTACTCGGGCGCGATCTGGTACCCGATGGTCTACGACATCCCGCGGAAGTCCAAGGCCAACTTCGCCTCTCAGAAACGCCAGCGCGGAATGGACCGCGCGCGTTCGTACATCGAACAGGTCGGGGCGACCTGGGTGGTCCCGTCGGCCGGACCGCCCATGTTCCTCGACGAGGACCTCTTCTACCTCAACGACTTCGGGTCGGGTGAGACCGCGGACGTCACCTCGATCTTCCCAGACCAGGAGACGTTCCTGGAGCAGATGCGCATCCACGGAACCGACGACGGCGAGAAGCACCGCGGCCTGATGATGGTGTCCGGTTCGGTCGCCGAGTTCTCGGGTCCGGTGCTGAACGAGGTCACGCATCCGTACGCTCCCGCCGACGTCTTCGGCGAGAACAAGCGCGCCTACCTCGAGCGGATGAAGGAGAAGTTCGCTCCGGTCATCGCCGCGGACAAGGCCACGTGGGCGCCGGCCGACGGCGAGCCGCTGATCGGCGCGCTCCGCGAACTGTTCGAGCCGATCATGGCGCAGTCGGATCTGATCTGCGACGGCATCGGATACCCGGTCGGACTGGTGATGACGCCGGGCGGCGGCGCGGCCAACGAGGCCACCGAGACCGTCGTCCTCGACTTCCCCAACCGCATCGTGCGCGAGCCCAAAGAGGGAGAGGGCAAGTACCGCTACGGATTCCGGATCGCCACCGAGCTCGTGCGGACCGTCCTGCGCGACAACGAACCCGACTGGGTCAACACCATCTTCCTGTCGACCCGGTTCACCACCTGGCGGATCGGTGGCTACAACGAGTTCCTCTACACGTTCTTCAAATGCCTGACCGATGAGCGGATCGCCTATGCCGACGGCTGGTTCGCCGAGGCTCACGACGACTCGGCGTCGATCACCAAGGACGGCTGGGAGATCCAGCGGCGGTGCCCGCACCTCAAGGCCGACCTCGGCAAGTTCGGGGTCATCGAGGGCGAGAAGCTGACCTGCAATCTGCACGGATGGCAGTGGGATCTGCCCACGGGACGCTGCCTGACGTCGAAGGGCCACGACCTCCGCGCCTCCAGGCTCGACTCCTAG
- a CDS encoding GNAT family N-acetyltransferase, with the protein MSRWTTRAERAGDADAIREVVIAAFPTADEARIVDELRADPDAWIEGLSIVATDAVDVLVGHSLFSRCHIDGAPALTLGPCSVLPSRQRTGAGSATLVAGLAAARDLGEHLVLVLGHAGYYPRFGFVPASRFGIRAPFDVPDEAMMALPLDDGPVPRGTIAYPAAFRV; encoded by the coding sequence GTGAGCCGGTGGACGACCCGCGCCGAGCGCGCGGGGGACGCCGACGCGATCCGGGAAGTGGTGATCGCGGCCTTCCCGACCGCCGACGAGGCGCGGATCGTCGACGAGCTGCGCGCCGACCCGGACGCCTGGATCGAGGGCCTGTCGATCGTCGCGACCGACGCCGTAGACGTCCTCGTCGGGCATTCACTGTTCTCCAGGTGCCACATCGACGGCGCGCCCGCACTCACGCTCGGACCGTGTTCGGTCCTGCCGTCGCGGCAGCGGACCGGGGCGGGGTCGGCCACCCTCGTGGCCGGTCTCGCCGCTGCCCGAGATCTCGGCGAGCACCTGGTCTTGGTCCTCGGTCATGCCGGGTACTACCCGCGATTCGGCTTCGTTCCGGCCTCGCGCTTCGGGATTCGTGCGCCGTTCGACGTCCCGGACGAGGCGATGATGGCACTGCCGCTCGACGACGGCCCCGTCCCGCGCGGGACCATCGCCTATCCGGCGGCGTTCAGGGTCTGA
- a CDS encoding lysophospholipid acyltransferase family protein — translation MEPVYDSVITAARLLWLAEGLKFTVSGVEHVPAEGPGVVAINHTGYLDFTYAGIPAFLQGRRKVRFMAKKEVFDNKISGPIMRSLKHIPVDRAQGADSYRNAVDYLRRGELVGVYPEATISRSFELKAFKSGAARMALESGAPIVPTVIWGAQRVWTKGHPKQLGRTGYKISIGVCEPLEATGSADALTAELHKVMSAKLLELQDAYGEHPKGEFWVPARLGGSAPTLEEANRMDAQEQAERAAKREPRKDDPGVV, via the coding sequence ATGGAACCCGTCTACGACTCCGTGATCACCGCCGCCCGGCTGCTGTGGCTGGCCGAAGGTCTGAAGTTCACGGTGTCGGGTGTCGAGCACGTGCCGGCCGAGGGCCCCGGCGTCGTCGCCATCAATCACACCGGCTACCTCGACTTCACCTATGCGGGTATCCCGGCCTTCCTGCAGGGGCGCCGCAAGGTCCGCTTCATGGCGAAGAAGGAGGTCTTCGACAACAAGATCTCCGGTCCGATCATGCGTTCGCTGAAGCACATTCCCGTCGATCGCGCCCAGGGGGCGGACAGCTATCGCAATGCGGTGGACTACCTCAGGCGCGGCGAACTCGTCGGGGTCTACCCCGAGGCGACGATCAGTCGGAGCTTCGAGCTGAAGGCCTTCAAGTCGGGCGCCGCTCGGATGGCCCTCGAATCCGGCGCGCCGATCGTCCCCACCGTCATCTGGGGCGCCCAGCGCGTCTGGACCAAGGGTCATCCCAAGCAACTGGGTCGAACCGGGTACAAGATCTCGATCGGCGTGTGCGAGCCCCTCGAGGCCACGGGCAGCGCCGACGCCCTCACCGCCGAGCTGCACAAGGTGATGAGCGCAAAACTCCTGGAACTCCAGGACGCCTACGGCGAGCACCCGAAGGGCGAGTTCTGGGTTCCCGCCCGGCTCGGCGGTTCCGCGCCGACGCTCGAGGAAGCCAACCGCATGGATGCCCAGGAGCAGGCCGAACGCGCCGCCAAGCGCGAGCCGCGAAAAGACGATCCCGGAGTGGTCTGA
- a CDS encoding PucR family transcriptional regulator: MVDDVVVGSVWIERPGPALPLDDMLVDRMALTAAIILQQRRVLSEVEHTLNLLFPPDELAVLTSCAALRIEPSTPVRVVAYAADDGPRLLLPGERLSGRATEVEVEGEVIALVPASFAITPEFVTTALSRSVRMGISVAAEASEAHVLVGTARFARRQAGGPVTVVRADDLGALNLLAPGNELPLELVPDVARATELRESSQGLELLSTLRAYLQATSLRAAAQRMHLHHSTVAYRLTKLSDHLGFGVDAIENRARATAMMMTVGHF; this comes from the coding sequence GTGGTCGACGATGTGGTCGTCGGCTCGGTCTGGATCGAGCGCCCGGGTCCGGCTCTGCCGCTCGATGACATGCTCGTGGACCGGATGGCGCTGACCGCCGCGATCATCCTCCAACAGCGACGTGTGTTGTCCGAGGTGGAACACACCCTGAACCTGCTGTTTCCGCCGGATGAGTTGGCGGTGCTCACTTCCTGCGCCGCTCTGAGGATCGAACCGTCGACGCCGGTGCGTGTGGTTGCGTACGCCGCCGATGATGGTCCACGCCTGCTGCTGCCAGGTGAGCGTCTATCGGGTCGCGCAACCGAGGTGGAGGTGGAGGGCGAGGTCATTGCGCTCGTACCGGCGTCCTTCGCGATTACGCCCGAGTTCGTCACAACGGCGCTTTCACGGTCCGTGCGGATGGGTATTTCTGTCGCGGCGGAGGCGTCCGAGGCGCATGTCCTCGTCGGCACTGCAAGATTTGCACGTCGCCAAGCCGGTGGCCCCGTCACCGTGGTCAGAGCCGACGACCTCGGCGCCCTGAACCTGTTGGCCCCTGGAAATGAGCTGCCCCTCGAGCTCGTTCCCGATGTCGCCCGAGCAACCGAACTGCGCGAGAGCTCCCAGGGCCTCGAGCTGCTGTCGACTCTGCGGGCATATCTGCAGGCGACGAGTCTGCGAGCGGCGGCGCAGAGGATGCACCTGCATCACAGCACCGTCGCATACCGACTGACCAAGCTGTCAGACCATCTGGGTTTCGGTGTCGACGCGATCGAGAATCGTGCACGTGCCACCGCGATGATGATGACAGTCGGCCACTTCTAG
- a CDS encoding lipase family protein — translation MRGWVQRGLARLLIAMMTVAITAVAVVGGTISAGAANAVPVAPPLPFPVPPAIPEFDKAFYLPDRSVVAAKKPGELIAARRVHVAALSVIPVNVDAWQISYRSTNTRGAPIPAVATLLKPKGPAKPGPSKLVSWQSAEDSTAMYCAPSYALQQGSIPGQLTGSVDSSYEVLQITSLVGAGWSVVIPDHQGPESAFAAGPLAGRITLDGIRGARDFAPLGLKNDLRVGLMGYSGGAIATGWAAELHEAYAPELPIVGAAEGGVPADIRALVDLADRNAASGLIMAGIIGVSREYPELERFLRRHMNPLGTALLASKNPLCLTYQAALAPFVNIKGLVNLPGDPLDHPVPRKVLGKLRMGETTPDFPMFIYQSNPDWIAPVGPVNELVRTYCDDGASVRYVRDHFSEHITLAVEGFAPAIVWLRDRLDGKPAQSDCTTSDQGSMALDPATWRAFVNLVGNNLALAINQQLGNPPRVP, via the coding sequence ATGCGGGGATGGGTACAGCGCGGGCTCGCGCGACTGCTGATCGCGATGATGACGGTCGCGATCACGGCCGTCGCGGTGGTGGGAGGCACGATCAGCGCCGGGGCCGCGAATGCCGTACCGGTCGCCCCGCCGCTGCCGTTCCCGGTTCCGCCCGCGATTCCGGAGTTCGACAAGGCCTTCTACCTACCCGACCGGTCGGTGGTCGCGGCCAAGAAGCCCGGTGAGCTCATCGCGGCGCGTCGAGTGCATGTGGCGGCCCTGTCGGTGATCCCGGTCAACGTCGACGCCTGGCAGATCTCGTACCGTTCGACGAACACGCGAGGTGCGCCGATTCCGGCCGTGGCAACGCTGCTCAAACCCAAGGGACCGGCCAAACCCGGACCATCGAAACTCGTGTCCTGGCAGTCCGCGGAGGACTCCACCGCGATGTACTGCGCGCCTTCCTACGCACTCCAGCAGGGGTCGATCCCGGGCCAGCTCACCGGGTCGGTGGACTCGAGCTACGAGGTCCTGCAGATCACCTCGCTGGTCGGTGCCGGCTGGTCGGTCGTCATCCCCGATCACCAGGGTCCCGAATCCGCTTTCGCGGCAGGGCCTCTCGCGGGTCGCATCACCCTCGACGGCATCCGGGGCGCGCGGGACTTCGCCCCGCTGGGACTCAAGAACGACCTGCGTGTGGGTCTGATGGGTTACTCGGGCGGGGCGATCGCCACGGGTTGGGCGGCCGAGCTGCATGAGGCATACGCCCCGGAGCTGCCGATCGTGGGAGCCGCCGAAGGCGGTGTGCCCGCGGACATCCGCGCGCTGGTCGACCTCGCCGACAGAAACGCGGCGTCCGGGCTGATCATGGCCGGGATCATCGGGGTCAGCCGTGAGTATCCGGAGCTGGAACGCTTTCTCCGACGCCACATGAATCCGCTGGGCACAGCGTTGCTGGCGAGCAAGAACCCGCTGTGCCTCACCTACCAGGCGGCGCTTGCACCCTTCGTGAACATCAAGGGCCTGGTGAACCTGCCCGGCGATCCACTCGATCATCCGGTTCCGCGAAAGGTGCTGGGAAAGCTCAGAATGGGAGAAACGACGCCCGACTTCCCGATGTTCATCTATCAGTCGAACCCCGACTGGATCGCCCCCGTGGGGCCGGTCAATGAGCTGGTCCGCACCTATTGTGACGATGGCGCGAGTGTGCGGTATGTGCGCGACCATTTCAGCGAGCACATCACGCTCGCCGTCGAGGGTTTCGCCCCCGCCATCGTCTGGCTACGGGACCGTCTCGACGGCAAGCCGGCGCAGAGCGACTGCACCACAAGCGATCAGGGATCGATGGCTCTCGACCCGGCCACCTGGCGCGCGTTCGTCAACCTCGTGGGCAACAACCTCGCCCTGGCGATCAACCAGCAGTTGGGCAATCCGCCGCGGGTGCCGTGA
- a CDS encoding alpha/beta hydrolase: MTAPTLVGISCRNAQRAAGDGDHIGGDAGVMTTKFPQLDPELAAAVSMIPDMDFSDLASARRTLETLVAPQLAELSLKGVRRQQLSVPGIGGDPDVDIRLFTPETAEGPLPVLLWIHGGGFATGMASDSDPYCVEAVRQLGIAVASVDYRLSPETPFPGPLDDCYAALTHVHNHAAELGVDPSRIAIGGQSAGGGLAAGTVLRARDEGVVPVAFQLLDIPELDDRLTSASMTAFVDTPVWHRGNAILSWKYYLGETYTGPDDQNVSIYAAPSRATDLSGVPPTYICTMELDPLRDEGIDYALKLLRAGVSVELHSFPGTFHGSAMVATAEVSKRATAEAFGALRRGLRLGSQAS, encoded by the coding sequence GTGACTGCTCCGACACTCGTCGGAATAAGCTGCCGGAATGCTCAACGCGCAGCTGGTGACGGGGACCACATCGGGGGCGATGCTGGGGTCATGACGACAAAATTCCCACAGCTCGACCCCGAACTCGCGGCAGCTGTCTCGATGATCCCGGATATGGACTTCTCTGATCTTGCCTCTGCGCGTCGAACGCTCGAAACGCTCGTCGCCCCGCAGTTGGCGGAGTTGTCACTGAAAGGAGTCCGCCGACAGCAGCTGTCGGTACCGGGAATCGGCGGGGATCCCGATGTCGACATCCGCCTTTTCACTCCGGAGACAGCCGAAGGACCTCTGCCCGTTCTCTTGTGGATTCACGGGGGTGGCTTCGCCACGGGAATGGCGTCGGACTCCGATCCCTACTGTGTCGAAGCGGTTCGGCAACTCGGAATCGCAGTCGCCAGTGTCGACTACAGGCTGTCGCCAGAGACACCGTTCCCGGGCCCGCTGGACGACTGTTACGCAGCTCTGACTCACGTCCACAACCATGCGGCGGAACTCGGTGTCGATCCCTCCCGCATAGCGATCGGCGGGCAGAGCGCAGGTGGTGGGCTCGCCGCCGGAACCGTCCTACGGGCCCGAGACGAGGGCGTCGTGCCCGTTGCGTTTCAGCTGCTGGACATCCCGGAACTGGATGACCGATTGACCAGCGCGTCGATGACAGCTTTCGTCGACACGCCGGTATGGCACCGGGGCAATGCGATCTTGTCCTGGAAGTACTACCTTGGCGAGACCTACACCGGACCCGACGACCAGAATGTGTCGATCTACGCCGCGCCGTCCCGCGCAACCGACCTCTCCGGCGTTCCCCCCACCTATATCTGCACCATGGAGTTGGATCCCCTCCGTGATGAGGGAATCGACTATGCTCTGAAACTGCTTCGCGCGGGTGTCAGTGTCGAGCTTCATTCGTTCCCCGGCACCTTCCACGGTTCCGCAATGGTGGCGACAGCGGAGGTCAGCAAGAGAGCGACGGCAGAGGCGTTCGGAGCCCTGCGGCGAGGCTTGCGCCTGGGGTCACAGGCCTCGTAG
- a CDS encoding lysophospholipid acyltransferase family protein, translating into MSAGRHGHREPVYRTLELIANGLVRAQALDLHFAGIENIPDSGGAVLCVNHTGYADFLPLALGVQRAGRRTRFMIKSEVMDIGIMRFLVNHTRTVPVDRSRGAEAYRAALGRLRDGYIVAVYPEATISRSFELKEFKSGAARMATAAGVPIIPAIVWGAHRQWTKGGVRNIGRSRLPVHVRYGLPFTPRLDETPERETLRLRETMNSMLHEVQDSYGPHPRGEFWVPSRLGGSAPTPQEAAVIEADEALRKAEARAKRAAERARSRGSRR; encoded by the coding sequence ATGAGCGCAGGGAGGCACGGACACCGCGAGCCGGTGTATCGCACCCTGGAACTCATCGCCAACGGGCTCGTCCGGGCGCAGGCCCTCGACCTGCACTTCGCCGGCATCGAGAACATCCCTGACTCGGGCGGCGCCGTCCTGTGTGTCAACCACACCGGTTACGCCGACTTCCTCCCGCTCGCGCTCGGCGTCCAGCGCGCCGGCCGCCGCACCCGCTTCATGATCAAGTCCGAGGTGATGGACATCGGGATCATGCGGTTCCTGGTCAACCACACCAGGACCGTCCCCGTCGACAGGTCGCGCGGCGCCGAGGCCTATCGCGCCGCGCTCGGTCGCCTGCGGGACGGCTACATCGTCGCCGTCTACCCGGAAGCGACGATCAGCCGCAGCTTCGAGCTCAAGGAGTTCAAGAGCGGGGCCGCCCGGATGGCCACCGCGGCCGGCGTCCCGATCATCCCGGCGATCGTGTGGGGCGCCCATCGCCAGTGGACCAAGGGGGGAGTGCGGAACATCGGGCGCAGCCGTCTCCCGGTACACGTCCGGTACGGCCTGCCGTTCACCCCACGACTCGACGAGACACCGGAGCGTGAGACGCTGAGGCTCCGCGAAACCATGAACTCGATGCTCCACGAGGTCCAGGACTCCTACGGACCGCATCCACGGGGTGAGTTCTGGGTCCCGTCGCGACTGGGCGGTTCGGCACCGACACCCCAGGAGGCCGCCGTGATCGAAGCCGACGAGGCGCTGCGCAAAGCCGAGGCGCGGGCGAAACGAGCCGCCGAGAGAGCTCGGTCGAGAGGAAGCAGACGCTGA